A genomic window from Desulfovermiculus halophilus DSM 18834 includes:
- the rplS gene encoding 50S ribosomal protein L19 — protein MDALRRIEQEHMRIDVPQFRAGDTVNVHIRIIEGEKERIQVFKGTVIRMRKGTTNATFTVRKISGGIGVERVFPLHAPSIEKIEVVSRGKVRQSRIYYLRNLKGKAARIKPRDTRG, from the coding sequence ATGGACGCTTTGCGAAGGATTGAACAGGAGCACATGCGCATCGACGTACCCCAGTTCCGGGCCGGGGATACGGTGAATGTGCATATCCGGATCATCGAAGGGGAAAAGGAACGGATTCAGGTCTTCAAGGGCACGGTTATCCGGATGCGCAAGGGGACGACCAACGCCACGTTCACCGTGCGCAAGATCTCCGGTGGAATCGGTGTGGAGCGGGTGTTTCCCCTGCACGCCCCTTCCATTGAAAAGATCGAGGTGGTGAGCCGGGGCAAGGTGCGCCAGAGCCGGATCTACTATCTCCGGAATCTGAAGGGCAAGGCGGCCCGGATCAAGCCCCGGGATACCCGCGGCTGA
- the trmD gene encoding tRNA (guanosine(37)-N1)-methyltransferase TrmD — MHFNILTIFPQFFDSPLDCGLMGKARDRGIVSTSLINPRDFALDRHRSVDDRPYGGGPGMVMALQPLLRAVNSISSPGRLVVLTPQGPIFNQQTAQELAGDEVITLVCGRYEGIDARFGELTGAQPLCVGDFVLNGGESAALCVLEAVTRLQAHYMGCEESTQEESFASGLLEYPHYTRPREYSGKAVPQVLLSGDHARIAAWRREQSLTATRRCRPDLLEHTELSPQDIRYLRGQSRTRLGRNLYVALVHWPVRTKQGEVAAVSLTNLDIHDIARVSHSYGLGGYYLTTPLQDQQALAARLLDHWRTGPGRKANPDRTAAVQGVRICSEIQEVVEHIRQVTGKEPWVVGTSARDEGGSPCSALRRRLEEGPVLLLLGTGSGLAQQVMDQTDEILRPIRCFDAYNHLSVRSAAAIAVDRILGDVR, encoded by the coding sequence ATGCATTTTAATATCCTGACCATATTCCCCCAGTTCTTTGACTCGCCTTTGGACTGCGGGCTGATGGGCAAGGCCCGGGACCGGGGCATCGTGTCCACGTCCCTGATCAACCCCCGGGATTTTGCCCTGGACCGACACCGGAGCGTGGACGATCGGCCCTACGGAGGCGGACCGGGGATGGTCATGGCCCTTCAGCCCCTGTTGCGGGCTGTGAACAGCATCTCCAGTCCGGGCCGGCTGGTGGTGCTCACTCCCCAGGGGCCCATATTCAATCAGCAGACAGCTCAGGAGCTGGCTGGAGATGAGGTCATCACCCTGGTCTGCGGGCGGTATGAGGGCATTGATGCCCGGTTTGGGGAGCTGACCGGGGCGCAGCCCCTGTGCGTGGGGGATTTCGTGCTCAACGGGGGAGAAAGCGCTGCCCTGTGCGTCCTGGAGGCCGTGACCAGGCTGCAGGCCCATTACATGGGCTGCGAGGAATCCACCCAGGAGGAGAGCTTTGCCTCCGGACTGCTCGAGTATCCGCATTATACCAGGCCCAGAGAGTACTCCGGAAAGGCCGTCCCCCAGGTTCTGCTGTCCGGAGACCATGCCCGGATTGCAGCCTGGCGCCGGGAGCAGTCCCTGACGGCCACCCGGCGCTGCCGCCCGGATCTGTTGGAGCACACCGAGCTCAGTCCCCAGGATATCCGGTACCTGCGCGGGCAGTCCCGGACCAGGCTGGGCCGGAACCTGTATGTGGCCCTGGTCCATTGGCCGGTGCGCACCAAGCAGGGGGAGGTGGCCGCTGTCTCTTTGACAAATCTGGACATCCACGATATAGCCCGAGTTTCTCACTCCTACGGGTTGGGGGGATATTATCTGACCACCCCGTTGCAGGACCAGCAGGCCCTGGCCGCACGGCTTCTGGATCACTGGCGCACCGGTCCGGGACGAAAGGCCAATCCGGACCGGACCGCGGCTGTGCAGGGGGTGAGGATATGCTCCGAGATCCAGGAGGTCGTGGAGCATATCCGGCAGGTAACCGGAAAGGAGCCGTGGGTTGTGGGCACCAGCGCCAGGGATGAAGGGGGAAGCCCCTGTTCAGCCCTTCGCCGGCGGCTGGAAGAGGGACCTGTCCTGCTTCTGCTGGGCACCGGGTCGGGGCTGGCTCAGCAGGTGATGGACCAGACGGACGAGATCCTGCGCCCCATCCGCTGTTTTGATGCCTACAATCATCTCTCGGTGCGCAGTGCGGCGGCCATCGCCGTGGACCGCATCCTGGGCGATGTCCGCTAG
- the rimM gene encoding ribosome maturation factor RimM (Essential for efficient processing of 16S rRNA) translates to MSEKGFVPVGKVIKVHGLKGELCITWYADSPFLIAQLSRIYLKTEGRHPRQQVLGQVRSHSKGLLVSLESVQGRDQARQWLGAEVWVRRRDVPDSAAHLLRDLELLGSAVYLQSGGYLGRIESVDHRTGQEMWTIATPAGREVLLPAVPEFVREIDVHRALAYVCPPPGLLELYDAQDQTEENGPEPPPEPSGREKR, encoded by the coding sequence ATGTCCGAAAAAGGCTTTGTGCCTGTGGGCAAAGTGATCAAGGTCCACGGACTCAAAGGGGAGCTTTGCATCACCTGGTATGCAGACTCCCCTTTTCTCATTGCCCAACTGTCCAGGATCTATCTGAAGACCGAAGGCAGACATCCCAGGCAACAGGTCCTTGGCCAGGTCCGCTCGCACAGCAAGGGGTTGCTTGTGAGCCTGGAATCCGTCCAGGGGCGGGATCAGGCAAGGCAATGGCTGGGGGCCGAGGTCTGGGTTCGACGCAGGGATGTGCCCGATTCTGCGGCCCACCTCCTGCGTGACCTGGAGCTTCTGGGATCGGCTGTGTATCTGCAAAGCGGCGGGTATCTGGGACGGATCGAATCCGTCGACCACCGGACCGGCCAGGAGATGTGGACCATCGCAACACCGGCCGGCCGGGAGGTCCTCCTGCCCGCTGTGCCGGAGTTTGTCCGGGAGATAGATGTGCACAGGGCCCTGGCCTATGTCTGTCCGCCTCCCGGGCTGCTGGAGCTGTATGATGCCCAGGATCAGACTGAGGAGAACGGACCGGAGCCGCCCCCAGAACCCTCGGGAAGGGAGAAGCGGTGA
- a CDS encoding KH domain-containing protein, with the protein MFRELIEYMAKALVDNPDAVDVAEVEGEQTSVIELRVAKEDLGKVIGRQGRTARAMRTILGAVSTKAQKRVVLEILE; encoded by the coding sequence ATGTTCAGAGAGCTCATCGAGTACATGGCCAAGGCGTTGGTGGACAATCCGGATGCTGTGGATGTTGCTGAGGTCGAAGGCGAGCAGACTTCGGTGATTGAGCTGCGCGTAGCCAAGGAGGATCTGGGCAAGGTCATCGGCCGGCAGGGAAGAACCGCCCGGGCCATGCGGACCATCCTGGGCGCAGTCTCCACCAAGGCCCAGAAGCGTGTGGTTTTGGAAATTCTCGAGTAA
- the rpsP gene encoding 30S ribosomal protein S16, with protein MALRLRLTRLGSKKRPFYRVVAMNSETRRDGRALEYLGYYNPMVEPNEINLDHDKVRKWMEQGAKPTQTVKSLLAKTGFDAQSSS; from the coding sequence ATGGCTTTACGACTGCGTCTGACACGTTTGGGATCCAAGAAACGCCCCTTCTATCGAGTGGTGGCGATGAACAGCGAAACCCGCAGGGACGGCAGGGCCCTGGAGTATCTGGGGTACTACAATCCAATGGTTGAGCCCAACGAGATCAACCTGGACCACGACAAGGTGCGCAAGTGGATGGAGCAGGGAGCAAAGCCGACCCAGACTGTGAAGTCCCTGCTGGCCAAGACCGGATTTGACGCCCAAAGCTCCTCATAG
- the ffh gene encoding signal recognition particle protein — protein MFESLSDRLDQVFKKIKGHGHLDEKTIQEGLREVRLALLEADVNYQVVKGFVDRIRERSLGREVQASLTPGQQVIKVVHEELIELLGGESADLRFAQDGEPSVFMLVGLQGSGKTTTAAKLALFLRNQGHKPFLVPADVYRPAAIDQLHTLAGEIQVPAFGSRSDMDPVGICRQSVQQARDEGCDVVLLDTAGRLHIDEQLMDELSRIKDQCRPQEILFVADSMTGQDAVTVAQRFNDLLDISGVVLTKLEGDARGGAALSIRSITDKPVKFVGMGEKLKDLEVFHPDRVASRILGMGDMLTLIEKAQQEFDEQESAALEAKFQKAEFDLEDFRSQMRKVRKLGSMESLLKMIPGMGKVKDQLKDAQLPEHELNKVEAIINSMTPQERHKPSMLNASRKERIARGSGNTQADVNQLLKNFAQMQKMMKKMSSKGGGMRGLEGMDPAGGMGLPGRTSGSTKPKKKIDRKKQKQKAKQKKKKRK, from the coding sequence ATGTTCGAGAGCTTATCTGACCGGCTGGATCAGGTCTTCAAGAAAATAAAAGGTCACGGCCACCTGGATGAGAAAACCATTCAGGAAGGGTTGCGGGAAGTTCGTCTGGCCCTGCTGGAAGCCGACGTCAACTACCAGGTGGTCAAGGGCTTTGTGGACCGGATCAGGGAGCGGTCCCTGGGCCGGGAGGTCCAGGCCAGCCTGACCCCGGGCCAACAGGTGATCAAGGTCGTGCATGAGGAGCTCATCGAGCTCCTGGGGGGGGAGTCCGCGGATCTGCGGTTCGCACAAGACGGGGAGCCGTCGGTGTTCATGCTCGTGGGTCTGCAGGGCTCCGGAAAGACGACCACAGCGGCCAAGCTGGCCCTGTTCCTGAGAAATCAGGGCCATAAGCCCTTTCTGGTCCCGGCCGACGTGTACCGGCCCGCGGCAATCGATCAGCTGCACACCCTGGCCGGGGAGATTCAGGTTCCGGCCTTTGGCTCCAGGTCGGATATGGATCCGGTGGGCATCTGCCGGCAGTCTGTGCAGCAGGCCCGGGATGAGGGCTGCGATGTGGTCCTGCTGGACACGGCCGGGCGGCTGCACATCGATGAGCAGCTCATGGACGAGCTCTCCCGGATCAAGGACCAGTGCCGGCCGCAGGAGATCCTGTTCGTGGCCGATTCCATGACCGGCCAGGATGCGGTGACCGTTGCCCAGCGGTTCAACGATCTTTTGGACATCAGCGGTGTGGTTCTGACCAAGCTGGAGGGCGACGCCCGGGGCGGAGCGGCCCTGTCCATCCGCTCCATCACGGACAAGCCGGTCAAGTTTGTGGGCATGGGCGAGAAGCTCAAGGACCTGGAGGTCTTTCATCCGGACCGGGTGGCCTCCAGGATCCTGGGCATGGGCGACATGCTGACCCTGATCGAAAAGGCCCAGCAGGAGTTCGATGAGCAGGAGTCGGCCGCCCTGGAGGCCAAATTCCAGAAGGCGGAGTTCGACCTTGAGGACTTCCGCAGCCAGATGCGCAAGGTGCGCAAGCTGGGATCCATGGAAAGCCTGCTGAAAATGATCCCGGGGATGGGCAAGGTCAAGGATCAGCTCAAGGATGCCCAGCTTCCTGAGCACGAGCTGAACAAGGTAGAGGCGATCATCAACTCCATGACCCCGCAGGAGCGGCACAAGCCCTCCATGCTCAATGCCAGCCGCAAGGAGCGGATCGCCCGGGGCAGCGGGAATACCCAGGCGGACGTCAACCAGCTGCTCAAGAACTTTGCCCAGATGCAGAAGATGATGAAGAAGATGAGCAGCAAAGGCGGGGGGATGCGCGGGCTTGAGGGCATGGACCCGGCCGGCGGCATGGGGCTGCCCGGGCGGACATCGGGCTCAACCAAGCCCAAAAAGAAGATCGACCGCAAAAAACAGAAGCAAAAGGCCAAACAGAAAAAGAAAAAAAGGAAGTAG
- a CDS encoding pyridoxal phosphate-dependent aminotransferase encodes MNVLSSRMSEYLDQSSWIRRMFEAGTELKKIHGPDRVYDFSLGNPDLPPPESVGKGLEQLARETQSPYALGYMPNAGYPHVRQTIAEWAGPSQEASLGAEDVLLTCGAAGGLNCIFKALLEPGEEVVCPAPYFVEYFFYAQNHGGVLRPVPAAKDDFGLDVPAMAEAISEKTRIVLINSPNNPTGRIYDTRELQELAEVLRTASRKQNRPIYLVSDEPYRFLTYDGATVSPIFPLYGPSIVANSFSKSLSLAGERIGYLLLNPEMPDKSTLMDGLVLANRILGFVNAPAIGQRLVEQTIASEVDVGIFEHRRKLMCEVLDQAGYSYVPPQGGFYFFPAAPGGDDVAFVQALQEERILAVPGSGFGFPGHFRLSCCVPEEVIRNSGPGFARAAGK; translated from the coding sequence ATGAATGTGCTGAGCAGTCGGATGAGCGAATATCTGGATCAGAGTTCCTGGATCAGGCGGATGTTCGAGGCCGGTACCGAGCTGAAAAAGATCCACGGTCCGGACCGGGTCTACGACTTCAGTCTGGGCAATCCGGATCTGCCTCCGCCGGAGAGCGTGGGCAAAGGGCTGGAGCAGCTGGCCCGGGAGACGCAGAGCCCGTATGCCTTGGGCTACATGCCCAATGCCGGATATCCGCATGTGCGGCAGACCATTGCCGAGTGGGCGGGTCCGAGCCAGGAGGCGTCTCTTGGTGCCGAGGATGTCCTGCTCACCTGCGGGGCGGCCGGGGGATTGAACTGCATTTTCAAGGCCCTCCTGGAGCCCGGGGAAGAGGTCGTCTGTCCAGCCCCGTACTTTGTGGAGTACTTCTTTTATGCCCAAAACCACGGAGGCGTCCTGCGTCCGGTCCCGGCCGCCAAGGACGACTTTGGCCTGGATGTTCCGGCCATGGCCGAGGCGATTAGCGAGAAAACCAGGATAGTGCTGATCAACTCCCCGAACAATCCAACAGGGCGGATATACGATACTAGGGAGCTGCAGGAGCTGGCCGAGGTGCTGCGCACAGCCAGCCGGAAGCAGAACCGGCCCATTTATCTGGTTTCCGATGAGCCGTACAGGTTTTTGACCTATGACGGGGCCACGGTCAGCCCGATATTTCCCCTCTACGGCCCGAGCATCGTGGCCAACTCTTTCTCCAAGAGCCTTTCCCTGGCCGGAGAACGGATCGGATATCTGCTGCTCAATCCTGAGATGCCGGACAAATCCACCCTGATGGACGGGCTGGTCCTGGCCAACCGGATCCTGGGCTTTGTCAACGCCCCGGCAATCGGCCAGCGGCTGGTGGAGCAGACCATCGCATCCGAGGTGGACGTGGGGATCTTTGAGCACAGGCGGAAGCTGATGTGCGAGGTCCTGGATCAGGCCGGATATTCCTACGTTCCGCCGCAAGGAGGGTTCTATTTCTTCCCAGCCGCCCCTGGGGGGGATGATGTGGCCTTTGTCCAGGCCCTGCAGGAAGAGCGGATTCTGGCGGTTCCGGGCAGCGGGTTCGGCTTTCCCGGTCACTTCCGGCTTTCCTGCTGCGTTCCGGAGGAGGTTATCCGCAACTCCGGGCCGGGCTTCGCCAGGGCCGCTGGCAAATGA
- the trmFO gene encoding methylenetetrahydrofolate--tRNA-(uracil(54)-C(5))-methyltransferase (FADH(2)-oxidizing) TrmFO — MDEAGIKMHRKIAVVGGGLAGCEIAWQLHRAGLEVTVYEMKPGQFSPAHSSPDLAELVCSNSFRSDVLTSGPGLLKSEMRSLGSLVMAGAEQARVPAGKALAVDRERFAAAVTGSLEHASGVTIVRREILSLSDPELTGYSAVVIAAGPLASSGLTSSLVQWTREDGLSFYDAIAPIVSADSINWDRVFWGSRYDPESTDYLNCPLNEEEYHALRQGLLTGERVGSKDFEAQTHFEGCLPVETMAERGEMTLAFGPMKPVGLIDPRTGERPFAVVQLRTENMEKSMFNLVGFQTKLTYAEQKRVFRLIPGLERAEFLRLGSIHRNTFVNAPRVLTPDLELREAPGVFLAGQITGVEGYIESAACGLWLGMHLGRGAALPPEETALGGLLNHLRQPRDDFQPMNINFGLLPPLKQRMKKAKRKEAHVRRAQTALEEWMAGLE, encoded by the coding sequence ATAGATGAGGCAGGAATAAAGATGCATCGCAAGATTGCCGTGGTCGGCGGAGGGCTGGCCGGCTGCGAGATTGCCTGGCAGCTGCACCGGGCCGGGCTGGAAGTGACCGTCTATGAAATGAAGCCGGGACAGTTCTCTCCGGCCCATTCCAGTCCGGATCTGGCGGAGCTGGTATGCTCCAACTCCTTTCGTTCAGATGTCCTGACCAGCGGTCCGGGACTCTTGAAGTCCGAGATGCGCAGCCTGGGCAGTCTGGTCATGGCTGGAGCCGAGCAGGCCCGGGTTCCGGCCGGGAAGGCCCTGGCCGTGGACCGGGAGAGGTTCGCGGCCGCTGTCACCGGCAGCCTGGAGCACGCCTCCGGAGTAACCATCGTCCGTCGGGAGATCCTCTCCCTGTCCGACCCGGAGCTGACCGGCTACTCGGCGGTGGTCATTGCCGCCGGGCCCCTGGCGAGTTCGGGGTTGACCTCTAGCCTGGTGCAGTGGACCAGGGAGGACGGATTGTCCTTCTACGACGCCATCGCCCCCATCGTCAGCGCCGATTCCATCAATTGGGACCGTGTGTTCTGGGGATCGCGCTATGATCCGGAGAGCACGGATTATTTGAACTGCCCGCTGAATGAGGAGGAGTACCATGCCCTGCGCCAGGGGCTGCTCACCGGAGAGCGGGTGGGAAGCAAGGATTTTGAGGCCCAGACCCATTTCGAGGGCTGCCTGCCGGTGGAAACCATGGCTGAACGGGGAGAGATGACCCTGGCCTTCGGGCCCATGAAGCCGGTAGGGCTCATCGATCCCCGGACCGGAGAGCGGCCTTTCGCCGTGGTCCAGCTGCGGACCGAAAACATGGAAAAGAGCATGTTCAACCTGGTCGGGTTTCAGACCAAGCTGACCTATGCCGAGCAGAAACGGGTATTCCGGCTCATCCCCGGTCTGGAGCGGGCCGAGTTTCTGCGGCTGGGCAGCATTCACCGCAACACCTTTGTGAATGCGCCCCGGGTGCTCACCCCCGATCTGGAGCTCAGGGAGGCCCCGGGGGTTTTCCTGGCCGGGCAGATCACCGGGGTGGAGGGATATATCGAGTCCGCGGCCTGCGGGCTGTGGCTGGGGATGCATCTGGGCCGGGGCGCGGCACTTCCTCCGGAAGAGACCGCCCTGGGCGGACTGCTCAACCACCTGCGCCAGCCCAGGGACGATTTCCAGCCCATGAACATTAACTTCGGCCTTTTGCCGCCCTTAAAGCAGCGGATGAAGAAGGCAAAGCGCAAGGAAGCCCATGTCCGGCGGGCCCAGACCGCCCTGGAGGAATGGATGGCCGGGCTGGAATGA
- a CDS encoding flavodoxin family protein, with translation MADLVAIYGSPRRRGNTSTLLQEAVQGAREAGAEVREFVLRDLKISPCLELYHCKKDGECSIKDDFQLVRDAILEAKGLILASPIFFYSVTAQTKILMDRFQSLWVKKYLLDKTAFGDWTPSRQGLFISAGATKGKRLFEGTLLTVKYFFDPLDMALWDSLLYRGLDEPKDVLDHPDYLEQARRSGRELVQTL, from the coding sequence ATGGCTGATCTGGTAGCGATTTACGGGAGTCCGAGGAGGAGGGGGAATACATCCACTCTCTTGCAGGAGGCTGTTCAAGGGGCCAGGGAGGCCGGGGCCGAGGTCCGGGAGTTTGTGCTCCGGGACCTGAAGATCAGCCCGTGCCTGGAGCTGTACCATTGCAAGAAAGACGGAGAATGCAGCATCAAGGACGATTTTCAGCTGGTCCGGGATGCGATACTGGAGGCCAAGGGGCTGATCCTGGCCTCGCCCATCTTTTTCTATTCAGTAACCGCCCAGACCAAGATCCTCATGGACCGCTTTCAGTCCTTGTGGGTCAAGAAGTACCTCCTGGACAAGACAGCCTTCGGGGACTGGACCCCGTCCAGGCAGGGGCTGTTCATCTCCGCCGGGGCGACCAAGGGCAAGCGGCTGTTTGAGGGCACTCTGTTGACCGTCAAGTATTTTTTCGATCCTCTGGATATGGCCTTGTGGGATTCCCTCCTGTACAGGGGGCTGGACGAGCCCAAGGATGTACTGGATCATCCGGACTATCTGGAACAGGCCAGGAGGTCCGGACGGGAGCTGGTTCAGACCCTTTAA
- a CDS encoding Nif3-like dinuclear metal center hexameric protein, producing MQITELIAAIEQHADPALAADWDNSGMQVAGSRDNIRRLALTLDPRPDSIRTALDWDADFILAHHPLTLTPRLPNRCDDFHSACTLLLQSGVGLYSAHTSLDVQTLGPPGWLARALNCSRIRPILPMREPERTWLCINHSLLHPGALDSLITHPACIEWTMSDTECCILIPEAKAEDILQILAGSTSMERVRAVKALPVHIRQGYGVMGRLPEPMTWPALAQTLSAHLPGGTWIRTGTPPERIQTLAYCPGSGMDLAGQAFAQGADVFLSGDLKYHQAQEIEPLGLTLDVGHFSLEEKMMAEWAQTLDQEFTDQDLEVEVGFIPGHNPLAYEDRS from the coding sequence GTGCAGATTACCGAACTGATCGCAGCCATCGAGCAGCATGCGGATCCGGCTCTGGCCGCGGACTGGGACAACAGCGGAATGCAGGTGGCCGGAAGCCGGGACAACATCCGCCGCCTGGCCCTGACCCTCGATCCCCGGCCCGATTCCATCCGCACCGCCCTGGACTGGGACGCTGACTTCATCCTTGCCCACCACCCCCTGACCCTTACTCCTCGACTCCCAAACCGCTGCGACGATTTTCATTCCGCCTGCACCCTTCTTTTGCAGTCCGGGGTGGGCCTGTACTCCGCACACACCAGCCTGGACGTCCAGACCCTCGGACCGCCTGGATGGCTGGCCCGAGCCCTGAACTGCAGCCGGATCAGGCCCATACTGCCCATGCGCGAGCCGGAACGGACCTGGCTCTGTATAAACCACTCCCTGCTCCATCCGGGGGCCCTGGACAGCCTGATCACCCATCCGGCCTGCATTGAATGGACCATGTCCGACACGGAATGCTGCATACTGATCCCGGAAGCAAAAGCCGAGGACATCCTGCAGATCCTTGCCGGGAGCACCAGCATGGAGAGAGTCAGAGCGGTCAAGGCCCTTCCGGTGCACATCAGACAGGGCTACGGGGTTATGGGCCGCCTGCCCGAACCCATGACCTGGCCCGCCCTGGCCCAGACCCTGTCTGCGCACTTGCCCGGGGGAACATGGATCAGAACCGGAACCCCTCCGGAAAGGATCCAGACCCTGGCCTACTGTCCGGGATCCGGAATGGACCTGGCCGGCCAGGCCTTTGCCCAGGGAGCGGATGTCTTTTTGTCCGGCGATCTCAAGTACCACCAGGCCCAGGAGATAGAACCCCTGGGACTGACCCTGGATGTCGGCCATTTCTCCCTGGAAGAAAAGATGATGGCCGAATGGGCACAGACCTTGGATCAGGAGTTTACGGATCAGGATCTGGAAGTGGAGGTCGGGTTCATCCCCGGTCACAATCCCTTGGCATATGAGGACCGGAGCTGA
- a CDS encoding zinc ribbon domain-containing protein: protein MSLYIKQIEELILLQRIDDEIVRLEQVIEEAPQKVAAKEQQLQLQKKQEQELQDKVAVLQEQEKKLTTEIDEDNAKIKKSKNKLMMVENSREYHAMMREMDNLEKTNRMREEEKTALEEDLETQNSMLSSIQSAVQGLEEEIQELQQNLDLQLQEAKDRLQQLQEDRKQATQNIPKPILSRYEFIRSRLSNPVIVGVEEGICTGCHISIPPQTFIELQKGEQILSCPNCQRLIFWRSHFAQEEVAAQEETG, encoded by the coding sequence TTGAGTCTGTATATCAAACAAATAGAGGAACTCATCCTCTTGCAACGGATCGACGACGAAATCGTGCGTCTGGAGCAGGTCATTGAGGAAGCCCCTCAGAAAGTGGCCGCAAAGGAACAGCAGCTCCAGCTGCAGAAAAAGCAGGAGCAGGAGCTCCAGGACAAGGTTGCCGTCCTCCAGGAGCAGGAAAAAAAGCTGACCACCGAGATCGACGAGGACAACGCCAAGATCAAGAAAAGCAAGAACAAGCTGATGATGGTCGAGAACAGCCGGGAATACCATGCCATGATGCGGGAGATGGACAACCTGGAAAAGACCAACCGGATGCGGGAAGAAGAGAAGACGGCCCTGGAGGAGGACCTGGAGACCCAAAACTCCATGCTCTCCTCCATCCAGTCCGCAGTCCAGGGCCTGGAGGAAGAGATCCAGGAGCTGCAGCAGAACCTGGACCTTCAGCTCCAGGAGGCCAAGGACCGGCTTCAGCAGCTCCAGGAGGACCGGAAGCAAGCGACCCAGAACATCCCCAAGCCCATCCTCAGCCGCTACGAATTTATCCGCTCCAGATTGAGCAATCCGGTGATCGTGGGCGTAGAAGAAGGCATATGCACCGGATGCCACATCAGCATCCCCCCCCAGACCTTTATTGAACTGCAAAAGGGAGAGCAGATCCTGAGCTGCCCCAACTGTCAGCGTCTGATTTTCTGGCGCAGCCACTTTGCCCAGGAAGAGGTTGCGGCCCAGGAAGAGACTGGTTAG
- the ispD gene encoding 2-C-methyl-D-erythritol 4-phosphate cytidylyltransferase — MHTWTLLLASGQGTRMIGQRGRKQFLSWKDRPLYWHSVLALASVPSLHGLIVTFPPEETETRQKEMAELQVRDGVGLEFVVCPGGASRQESVANALRRLPPCCSHVLIHDAARPFAHSALFSTIIDALAAGASAAVPALPVTDTIKEFGPHRVQTLDRSRLYAVQTPQGFVRTLLDQAHAQAAEQGWEGTDDASLLERAGHPVQLVPGQTENIKITTDKDLDMLQEDAPQEVRPCIGWGYDVHRFGPGRPLKLGGIPITGGLEVQAHSDGDVLLHALIDAILGCLGLGDIGDHFPDSEASLENISSGVLLAETLDIAARHGLHIDHLDATVIAQTPKLGPWKGQIRTNLQNLLALSPAQVNIKATTEEGLGFTGSRQGIKAVAQIIGHRTVLNKGG, encoded by the coding sequence ATGCATACCTGGACGCTTCTTCTGGCCTCCGGCCAAGGCACCCGCATGATCGGACAACGGGGCAGGAAGCAGTTTCTGTCCTGGAAAGACCGCCCCCTGTACTGGCATTCCGTCCTGGCCCTGGCCTCTGTTCCGTCCCTGCACGGGCTGATCGTCACCTTCCCCCCTGAGGAGACGGAAACGCGCCAAAAGGAGATGGCCGAGCTTCAGGTCAGGGATGGAGTGGGCCTGGAGTTCGTCGTCTGTCCCGGCGGGGCCTCCAGGCAGGAATCCGTGGCCAATGCACTCCGCCGTCTGCCCCCTTGCTGCTCCCATGTCCTTATCCACGACGCGGCCCGTCCCTTTGCCCATTCTGCCCTGTTCAGCACAATCATCGACGCCCTGGCGGCCGGTGCGTCGGCTGCGGTCCCGGCCCTGCCGGTGACTGATACCATCAAAGAATTCGGGCCGCACCGGGTGCAGACCCTGGACCGCAGCCGGCTGTACGCGGTCCAGACCCCGCAGGGCTTCGTCCGCACCCTCTTGGATCAGGCCCACGCCCAGGCGGCCGAGCAGGGCTGGGAGGGGACCGACGATGCTTCCCTTTTGGAGCGCGCCGGCCATCCGGTCCAGCTGGTTCCGGGCCAGACGGAGAACATCAAGATCACCACAGACAAGGACCTGGACATGCTGCAGGAGGACGCCCCACAAGAGGTCCGGCCCTGTATCGGATGGGGCTACGATGTGCACCGCTTCGGGCCTGGACGGCCCCTGAAGCTGGGGGGGATTCCCATAACCGGCGGGCTGGAAGTCCAGGCCCATTCCGACGGCGACGTTTTGCTCCACGCCTTGATAGATGCCATCCTGGGCTGTCTTGGCCTGGGAGACATCGGAGATCACTTTCCAGACTCCGAGGCCAGCCTGGAGAACATAAGCAGCGGAGTCCTGCTGGCCGAGACCCTGGACATCGCGGCCAGACACGGGCTGCACATCGACCACCTGGATGCGACCGTCATCGCCCAGACGCCGAAGCTCGGCCCCTGGAAGGGACAGATCAGGACAAATCTCCAGAACCTCCTCGCCCTGTCCCCGGCCCAGGTGAACATCAAGGCCACCACCGAGGAAGGCCTGGGGTTTACCGGCAGCAGGCAGGGCATAAAGGCCGTGGCCCAGATAATCGGGCACAGGACGGTCCTGAATAAAGGCGGATAA